In Candidatus Margulisiibacteriota bacterium, the following proteins share a genomic window:
- a CDS encoding Ig-like domain-containing protein, protein MKNFRKTFGTLSLILGLLLLTGGFCAAEAVTIPAKSAVNPIYQAMYIVDNAPIPAQTGVYSQIKTYQYSNGWSSSPNTLSLSGISITAQVFGLAVSDDGNSLFVSINDLTQSKVRIYTLANGVPTGTYQNININTEGSASLAGMAVKGDMLFVADMNLGKVHYFKNTNGTWAHTGDIYNTSYITRPLFDVAVSQSDASGNYLIFITNKETDTLKELLVYKNTGGTISANPVASFDLQVPTSLKVAGDKLCVALNGTDGDVKIYTISTSSPYLTEKATIKNPSGVTANYGWNGFDVTPDNTYLYYIQAQNASETSTKLYKVYLPTASGQVTALNVNSYTTTSKYDGLVISPDRLKLATTYSGNGSYLSFNLNSDLGNPGAIPPVVTSITPNSANWGGTNVSVSIKGEHFLSTTTAFLVNGTEYQILVNEVLSSTMIDATIDTTQFDNATKTYALRLKNGTSQNELLSAFTINKTNQAPNAPTNLTQNPAFGNRTNANTITLGVKMSDPNNPDTLTPEFKIGAGSWVAGSAVSYSGTAVSGTKAVDISALADGNYNWSARVKDAAAAYSPESAPTSNPDFIIDRTPPKVSSTTPAEGATGVASGATIKIVFNEAMQTSVFNGAAATVKVGGTTIAHTESYDNATNTLTITPNAPGLMPGAAIKVTLYMNSANQNITDVAGNALDGDKDGVSEGYPADEFKLNFTIGGSNSAPNDFNKISPPNISDVYTQTPTLSWEGNGDPDAGDYVDHYYITVFDNITHTYSYYTVAGTQTFYTFTAPLTIGTNYSWYVDAFDKWGTVTHSLPSWSFVVKEVQAPTIDTVIPSAGEQGQTLNVEITGTGFYDQTAVDFSGTGITKNSTVFNSATKMTVNISIANNATLSARDVTVTNPGQTPVTKTGAFTIVAPAPAPTIGTIVPASGEQGQTLDVVINGSGFNLLTDVAFSGIIKDIQVNSVTFNNDAKVTANITISNLADTTYRNVTVINPGGKTATLANGFKVNEATPTPTIKSIAPNNGLRGENVSVTIVGDNFAAGATVRLTKIFQTNIDAIKVIVVSAKEITCELPLPALAAVGTWNVEVLQGSKSAVLTDGFTINSSGGTADVPLNLKAAKSGNDGLLTWEVPQAGEPTGGYRVYRGTSPTTITTQIGGDIPVGAHQLTDTGALLTSDSYYYVVKSFSGATESGPSNMAYILKTNITHNVGIGNKIIISLPYLNNYSTLADILEDINGIADITTGSGLITAPTKVGYIARLNPATQVYETVSWDGGLGQWISSVDDFGTANMESAPYVRGEGFEIEAMIDFTLQIAGGSDGNFTFALTHNIGIGNKNIISIPYENKYSTISDILEDINGIADITTGSGLITAPTKVGYIARLNPATQVYETVSWDGGLGQWISSVDDFGTTNMESAPCIKGEGFEIEIMTDLSWKPTL, encoded by the coding sequence ATGAAAAATTTCAGAAAGACGTTCGGGACCCTGTCGCTTATTCTCGGCCTGCTTTTGCTGACCGGCGGTTTTTGCGCGGCGGAAGCGGTCACCATCCCGGCTAAAAGCGCCGTTAATCCCATCTATCAAGCAATGTACATCGTAGACAACGCGCCGATCCCGGCCCAAACAGGGGTCTATTCTCAAATTAAGACCTATCAGTATTCAAATGGTTGGTCTTCAAGCCCTAATACCCTCTCTTTGAGCGGGATCTCCATTACCGCCCAAGTCTTCGGTTTAGCAGTTTCCGATGACGGCAATTCGTTATTTGTTTCAATTAACGACTTGACCCAATCTAAGGTCAGGATTTATACCCTGGCAAACGGCGTTCCAACCGGCACCTATCAGAATATCAACATTAACACCGAAGGCTCCGCTTCACTCGCCGGCATGGCGGTCAAGGGGGACATGCTCTTCGTTGCCGATATGAACCTCGGCAAGGTCCACTATTTTAAAAATACGAACGGGACCTGGGCCCACACCGGCGACATTTACAACACGTCCTACATCACCAGGCCGCTGTTTGACGTTGCCGTCTCCCAGTCGGATGCCAGCGGCAATTATTTGATCTTCATCACCAACAAAGAAACCGACACTTTAAAAGAACTCCTTGTTTATAAAAACACCGGCGGGACGATCTCGGCCAACCCGGTCGCCTCCTTTGATCTGCAGGTCCCAACCTCCCTGAAGGTCGCCGGCGACAAGCTCTGCGTCGCTCTCAACGGGACCGACGGCGATGTCAAGATCTATACCATCAGCACTTCCTCCCCTTACTTGACCGAAAAGGCGACCATCAAGAATCCGTCAGGGGTCACCGCCAACTACGGCTGGAACGGCTTTGACGTCACTCCGGATAATACCTATCTTTATTACATCCAAGCCCAAAACGCCAGTGAAACTTCGACCAAGCTCTATAAGGTTTATTTGCCAACTGCCAGCGGCCAAGTGACCGCCCTCAATGTCAACAGCTATACCACCACTTCAAAATATGACGGGTTGGTGATCTCCCCCGATCGTTTAAAGCTCGCGACAACTTATAGCGGCAATGGAAGTTATTTGTCTTTCAATCTTAACTCCGACCTCGGCAATCCCGGCGCGATCCCGCCGGTCGTCACCTCGATCACGCCAAATTCAGCCAATTGGGGGGGGACCAATGTTTCTGTCTCGATCAAGGGTGAGCATTTCCTCTCCACCACCACCGCTTTCCTGGTCAACGGAACGGAATACCAGATCCTGGTCAATGAAGTCCTTTCTTCAACCATGATCGACGCGACCATCGATACCACCCAGTTTGATAACGCGACCAAGACTTATGCTTTGCGGCTCAAAAACGGGACCTCGCAGAACGAACTGCTTAGCGCTTTCACTATTAATAAGACCAATCAAGCCCCGAATGCTCCGACCAATTTGACCCAAAACCCAGCTTTTGGCAATAGAACCAACGCGAACACCATCACCCTAGGCGTCAAAATGTCCGATCCGAACAATCCGGACACTCTGACCCCAGAATTCAAGATCGGCGCTGGCAGTTGGGTCGCCGGCAGCGCGGTCTCCTATTCCGGGACTGCGGTTTCCGGAACTAAAGCCGTTGACATCAGCGCCTTAGCCGACGGCAATTACAATTGGAGCGCCCGGGTTAAAGACGCGGCCGCCGCCTACAGCCCTGAATCCGCGCCAACTTCTAATCCCGACTTCATCATCGATCGGACACCGCCCAAAGTCAGCTCCACGACCCCGGCTGAAGGAGCGACCGGCGTCGCCAGCGGCGCCACCATCAAGATCGTTTTCAATGAAGCGATGCAAACCTCGGTTTTCAACGGCGCGGCCGCCACGGTCAAGGTCGGCGGTACGACCATCGCGCACACCGAAAGCTACGATAACGCCACTAACACTTTGACGATCACGCCGAACGCCCCCGGTTTAATGCCCGGCGCCGCGATCAAAGTTACGCTCTATATGAACAGCGCCAACCAGAACATCACCGACGTCGCCGGCAACGCCCTCGACGGAGACAAGGATGGGGTCAGCGAAGGGTATCCGGCCGACGAGTTCAAGCTGAACTTCACGATCGGCGGCTCAAACTCCGCCCCCAACGATTTCAATAAAATTTCACCGCCCAATATCTCTGATGTTTACACCCAAACCCCGACCCTATCCTGGGAAGGGAACGGCGACCCTGATGCCGGTGATTACGTCGACCATTACTATATTACCGTTTTCGACAACATCACCCACACCTACTCCTATTATACGGTTGCCGGAACGCAAACTTTTTACACCTTTACCGCGCCGCTCACGATCGGGACCAATTACTCCTGGTACGTGGACGCTTTTGATAAATGGGGTACGGTCACCCACAGTTTGCCTTCTTGGTCTTTCGTCGTCAAGGAGGTCCAGGCGCCGACCATCGACACGGTCATCCCCTCCGCCGGCGAGCAAGGCCAAACTCTCAACGTGGAGATTACCGGGACCGGTTTTTACGACCAGACCGCCGTTGATTTCAGCGGCACCGGCATCACCAAAAATTCGACCGTATTCAACAGCGCGACCAAGATGACCGTCAATATCAGCATCGCCAATAACGCGACCCTTAGCGCCAGGGATGTCACCGTTACCAATCCCGGGCAAACACCCGTCACCAAGACCGGCGCCTTTACCATTGTCGCTCCGGCCCCGGCGCCGACCATCGGCACGATTGTCCCCGCTTCCGGCGAACAGGGGCAAACGCTTGACGTGGTTATCAACGGTTCCGGTTTCAACCTCTTAACCGACGTCGCTTTCAGCGGCATCATCAAAGATATTCAGGTTAATTCGGTAACGTTTAACAACGATGCCAAAGTGACCGCCAACATCACCATTTCCAACTTGGCCGATACGACCTACAGGAACGTGACCGTCATTAATCCCGGCGGGAAAACCGCGACCCTGGCCAATGGGTTCAAGGTTAATGAAGCAACGCCGACCCCTACCATTAAGAGCATTGCCCCGAACAACGGCCTGCGGGGTGAAAATGTCTCGGTCACCATCGTCGGCGATAACTTTGCCGCCGGCGCTACGGTCCGCTTGACCAAAATTTTCCAGACCAACATCGACGCAATAAAAGTGATCGTCGTCTCCGCTAAGGAGATCACCTGCGAACTGCCGCTCCCGGCCCTCGCGGCTGTCGGAACATGGAACGTTGAAGTTCTCCAGGGAAGCAAGAGCGCCGTCCTAACCGACGGGTTCACCATTAATTCAAGCGGCGGGACGGCCGATGTCCCCCTCAATCTCAAGGCGGCAAAATCAGGCAATGACGGCCTTTTAACCTGGGAAGTTCCACAAGCAGGTGAACCTACCGGCGGCTACCGCGTCTACCGCGGCACCAGCCCAACCACTATCACGACCCAAATAGGCGGGGATATTCCGGTCGGCGCCCATCAGCTAACCGATACCGGAGCCCTCTTAACCTCTGATTCTTACTACTACGTGGTAAAATCTTTCAGCGGGGCGACGGAATCAGGCCCCTCAAATATGGCCTATATATTAAAGACCAATATTACTCACAATGTTGGGATCGGCAACAAGATCATTATCTCGCTCCCGTATTTAAACAATTACTCGACCCTGGCCGACATTCTCGAAGACATCAACGGGATCGCGGACATAACCACCGGCAGCGGCTTGATAACCGCTCCGACCAAGGTCGGTTACATCGCCAGACTTAATCCGGCCACCCAGGTCTATGAAACCGTTTCCTGGGACGGCGGCTTGGGACAATGGATCTCTTCCGTTGACGACTTCGGCACCGCCAACATGGAATCAGCGCCATACGTGAGAGGCGAAGGGTTCGAGATCGAAGCAATGATCGACTTCACCCTGCAAATCGCCGGGGGATCAGACGGCAATTTCACTTTTGCCCTGACCCACAACATCGGGATCGGCAATAAAAATATTATCTCCATTCCTTACGAGAACAAATATTCGACTATTTCCGACATTCTCGAAGACATCAACGGGATCGCGGACATAACCACCGGCAGCGGCTTGATAACCGCTCCGACCAAGGTCGGTTACATCGCCAGACTTAATCCGGCTACCCAGGTCTATGAAACCGTTTCCTGGGACGGCGGCTTGGGACAATGGATCTCTTCCGTTGACGACTTCGGCACCACCAATATGGAATCAGCGCCATGCATAAAAGGCGAAGGGTTTGAGATCGAAATCATGACCGACTTAAGCTGGAAGCCGACCTTGTAA